In Nitrosarchaeum koreense MY1, one genomic interval encodes:
- a CDS encoding EVE domain-containing protein yields MKNVNYWLAKQEPSGSRGYNFETLKKDKTTIWDGVHNNLALKHMREIKKGDLVLFYHTGDERQIVGIMEVISDPYPNPKEDNKRFIVFDVKYKKSLKRPITLDEMKKQKKFQNWELIRISRLSVMPVPQQIWDTIIDISQN; encoded by the coding sequence TTGAAAAATGTGAATTATTGGTTAGCAAAACAAGAACCTAGCGGATCAAGAGGATATAATTTTGAAACTCTAAAAAAAGATAAAACAACAATATGGGATGGTGTTCATAATAATTTAGCTCTAAAACATATGCGTGAAATAAAAAAAGGGGATCTTGTTTTATTTTATCACACTGGTGATGAACGACAAATTGTTGGAATTATGGAAGTGATTTCAGATCCATATCCAAATCCAAAAGAAGATAACAAAAGATTCATTGTGTTTGATGTTAAATATAAAAAATCATTAAAACGTCCAATCACATTAGATGAGATGAAAAAACAGAAAAAATTTCAAAATTGGGAACTTATTCGTATTTCTAGATTATCTGTAATGCCTGTACCTCAGCAAATTTGGGATACTATTATTGATATTTCTCAAAACTAA
- a CDS encoding Lrp/AsnC family transcriptional regulator, producing MATAYVLINCELGSEEAIIQQLKGLDGVKEVHGTFGAYDILAKIESDTVEKLRETITWKIRKIEKIRSTLTLMGIEGQS from the coding sequence ATGGCAACAGCTTATGTTTTAATAAACTGTGAACTAGGTTCTGAAGAGGCTATTATACAGCAACTTAAGGGTCTAGACGGTGTGAAGGAAGTTCATGGCACTTTCGGAGCATATGATATCTTAGCCAAGATTGAATCTGATACTGTAGAAAAACTCAGAGAAACAATTACTTGGAAGATTCGAAAAATTGAAAAGATTAGATCTACTCTAACCCTTATGGGTATAGAAGGTCAATCATAA